TGGGATTAGTTGACACATTGTATTGACCTCGCCCAAATTCACTCTCCAAATGCTTGTTCCTtcatcaatcacacacacacacacacatacacacactccagTCCCTTACCCCACTGATAGAGCTGGGCCTCTGCCAGGCTGCTGTGTTCAATTTGACAGGAATATTGATCCTCATCCCCAGCATTGATCTCAATCTCTTTCTGGATCTGATGGGTCCCATCATGGTTCGGTCGAACCCCTGAGGATTGGGTCTCAGTCTTAACCTCTCCATTCCTTAGCCAGGTCACCTCGATGTCTTCAGGATCAAACCCAGTGACcaggcaggagagagtgagaggcttGTCCTGACCATTGGGCTCCCTCCTGGAGATGAACACTTCAGGCTGGACTGTGATGGGAAAGGGTGAAACCACAAACAATAGacagaatggaatggaatgggagAATGGTTTCATAGATCAGTGAGGTTAGATCAGAACATGGAACAAAACTGAAATACATACCTTTCCTTCTGAAATATTCCTTTCCAACTTCCAGATATCTCTTTAAATATTCAACacattcttcttccaggtgtctTTTCCAGTCATTGTTCCAGGAATCATCAGAATCCCATTTCTCTTTAGTCATCACTGCAATGGGATTGGGTGTGATCCATCTCATTCTGTCTGGGTCTAAACTGATAAAGTCCTTTCCATCAAATCCAAATCTCATCGATCTCTTAATGCTGCCGTCATCACTGACCTCAACAG
This Chiloscyllium punctatum isolate Juve2018m chromosome 30, sChiPun1.3, whole genome shotgun sequence DNA region includes the following protein-coding sequences:
- the LOC140455587 gene encoding class I histocompatibility antigen, F10 alpha chain-like; the encoded protein is MNSNCSSSIEEFETGIHIFQQITTVEVSDDGSIKRSMRFGFDGKDFISLDPDRMRWITPNPIAVMTKEKWDSDDSWNNDWKRHLEEECVEYLKRYLEVGKEYFRRKVQPEVFISRREPNGQDKPLTLSCLVTGFDPEDIEVTWLRNGEVKTETQSSGVRPNHDGTHQIQKEIEINAGDEDQYSCQIEHSSLAEAQLYQWEIRQNSVERSYHVLLIGLVSAMAAIFGIMVWKRPWRARF